A DNA window from Cutaneotrichosporon cavernicola HIS019 DNA, chromosome: 2 contains the following coding sequences:
- the LCB3 gene encoding uncharacterized protein (PAP2 superfamily), with protein MVATEDVPYRKVHIEAGLQPDTVYAASLAPWRDGLRRLIVESLRAESEWIASVQREYRTKGRDKFFFWSAVFGTHTFFTAFLPLLFFLGYADKARGLVFVVGLGIYLSCVVKDITCTPRPFAPPVTRLSVSTHHREYGFPSSHSTNSISIALFLGQWLWEQREHVGSSAVVLGWIGMHSIPDIIGGTLLGTLCWVIWVIFGTAIRAWIESGSLSVPIVMVPLTLGLVHYHPETPDDCPCFEDAIAILAVILGVSMGWLLNVREPQFSVSINVWRYGILWAIPAIVLRVVLGIGTIFLWRLVMKRTLLTLLPPAFRLFSKVLDVPLPTRRFYLPATNYNEAETPIRPIPSFAELGNLRESNPDSPSPALAPVHPVRSPSPFKLEKEALHMRLRHAANGNGSTSGSGNGNGSSPEKEKAVATEPRRSRGRKRPTTHYDAEVLTKVVVYTGIGLLASALIPSCFPAIEARLGLP; from the exons ATGGTGGCAACAGAAGACGTCCCGTACAGGAAGGTTCACATTGAGGCGGGCCTCCAGCCGGACACCGTATATGCGGCTTCCCTCGCGCCGTGGCGAGATGGGCTGCGCCGCTTGATCGTCGAGTccctccgcgccgagagcgagtgGATCGCGTCTGTGCAGCGAGAGTACCGCACCAAGGGGCGGGACAAGTTCTTCTTCTGGTCTGCTGTGTTTGGCA cACACACGTTCTTTACGGCCTTCCTCCCGCTGCTCTTCTTCCTTGGGTATGCCGACAAGGCTCGCGG GTTGGTCTTTgttgtcggcctcggaaTCTACCTCTCGTGCGTTGTGAAAGATATCACATGCACACCCCGGCCGTTTGCGCCGCCTGTCACACGCCTGT CGGTGTCGACACACCACCGCGAGTATGGCTTCCCGTCGTCGCATTCGACGAACTCAATCTCCATTGCCCTCTTCCTTGGTCAGTGGCTGTGGGAGCAGCGTGAACATGTAGGTTCATCGGCCGTCGTGTTGGGCTGGATCG GCATGCACTCGATCCCCGACATTATTGGCGGCACGCTTCTCGGCACGCTCTGCTGGGTGATCTGGGTGATCTTTGGCACCGCAATCCGCGCATGGATCGAGAGCGGCAGCCTCTCCGTCCCCATCGTCATGGTCCCACTCACGTTGGGTCTAGTGCACTACCACCCGGAGACGCCCGACGACTGCCCGTGTTTCGAGGATGCGatcgccatcctcgcggtcatcctcggcgtctCCATGGGCTGGCTGCTCAACGTCCGCGAGCCGCAGTTCAGCGTCTCCATCAACGTGTGGCGCTACGGCATCTTGTGGGCTATTCCGGCGATCGTTCTGCGCGTGGTGCTTGGCATCGGCACCATCTTCCTCTGGCGCCTTGTCATGAAGAGGACGCTCCTCACTTTGCTTCCGCCCGCGTTCCGGCTCTTCTCGAAGGTACTGGATGTGCCACTCCCCACGCGCCGGTTCTACCTTCCCGCAAC TAACTACAACGAGGCAGAGACACCTATTCGACCCATTCCCTCGTTCGCCGAGTTGGGCAACCTCCGGGAGTCCAATCCCgactcaccttcccctGCGCTCGCTCCGGTCCATCCCGTCcgttccccctcccctttCAAGCTTGAGAAGGAGGCACTGCATATGCGCCTGAGACATGCCGCCAATGGCAATGGCAGCACGTCCGGATCCGGGAACGGGAACGGCTCCTCCCctgagaaggagaaggccgtGGCCACGGAGCCCAGGCGTTCGCGCGGCCGCAAGCGGCCCACAACACACTACGATGCCGAGG TCCTCACCAAAGTGGTTGTATACACCGGCATCGGGCTCCTCGCATCTGCCCTCATCCCATCCTGCTTTCCGGCCATCGAGGCACGCTTGGGATTGCCTTGA
- the TPM2 gene encoding uncharacterized protein (Tropomyosin like), which produces MDKIKERFALLGQKIEAAEGRAETAEAENKKLDQTVLERDQEIASLQHKLQLAEADLEKAEDKVKELKGQAEEGDAHKATGENLTRKVQLLEEELDKAEKDLKDATEKLRQVDVKAEHFERQLQRAEQERDEWEKKAADADEQYKQSKRELDEVVSQMESL; this is translated from the exons ATG Gacaagatcaaggag CGTTTTGCCCTTCTCGGCCAGAAGatcgaggctgccgagggCCGCGCCGAGACCGCAGAGGCCGAGAACAAGAAG CTCGACCAGACAgtgcttgagcgcgaccAGGAGATTGCGTCGCTCCAGCACAAGCTGCagcttgccgaggccgacctcgagaaggccgaggacaaggtcaaggagctcaagggcCAGGCTGAGGAGGGTGACGCACACAAGGCGACCGGCGAGAACCTCACGCGCAAGGTGCAGctgcttgaggaggagctcgacaaggccgagaaggacctcaaggacgcgaCTGAGAAGCTCCGccaggtcgacgtcaaggccgagcacTTTGAGCGCCAGCTCCAGCGTGCCGAGCAGGAGCGGGACGAgtgggagaagaaggctgcg gacgccgacgagcagTACAAGCAGtcgaagcgcgagctcgacgaggtcgtctCCCAGATGGAGAGCTTG TAA